CTAGgcacatcatttttcaaagaaaaaacatgcTAAAAAATATCTGCATCTCTAGATTCACAAATAGGATAATtatttaatgacataaatctatatgcaGTGCTAGTTTTAGTATAACCAATAAAGACAGTGTCAAAGGTCTTAGAACCTATATTTACTCGTTTAAAATTAGATAGACCAACCTTAGCCAAACACCCacacatttttaaaaatttcaagttaggggCAAATTCTTTTCATAATTCATATGAGGTCTTGCCTAACTTTTTATGagggactctattaagaatatagCATGCATACAAGACAGCTTTCCCCCACATATAGTCAAGTATACCCGAGCataaaagcatagaattcatcattttcGTAAGTGTTCTATTCTTTCGTTcgactacaccattttgttggaGAATATAGGGAGCACTAAACTCAtggataatattatttttctcacaaaaatcttctaGAGTTTTAATACTATATTCATAGCCCCTATCAGATCtaaatctcttgattttcctatctaattgattttctacttttactttaaattttaaaaacatgcttTCAGCCTCATCTTTAGACTTAAGGAGGTATACCTTAGTGTACCTAGAAAATTCATCAACAAAAGTAATATAATACTTCTTTCCACCTTTACTAATAGTGTTCATAATATCTGTTAAGTCTGAATATACTAGTTCAAGCATTTCGGTCTTTCTACTAGTAACATATTTAAAAGATTTCTTGTCATGCTTTGCTTCTACACACACATGATatttagaaatatcatcaatatttactaTAGGAATTAATCTCATTTTTTTAAGTCTTTTAATAGAAGCAATATTAACATGACTTAGTCTACCATGCGATAAATTAATAGACTCAGCAATATAAGCAGAATTAGGAATATTGACAATCTCTTGATCAATGTTTAGTACATATAATCTCCCACTAAGATATTCCTTTTCAATATAAAAATTTcatgagaaataattattttatcagcttTAAAAACAAGTTTAAAGCCTACTTTGTTGAGAAGTGTTCCAGAAATTAAGTTTCTACGGAGCGAATGAACACAcagaacattgttcaaggataatATTTTTTCAGAAGTTCATTTAAGTAAAAATTTTCCTTTACCCAAAACTCCAGCAGTAGTGGAGTTACCCATGTTGACACACTCGTCATTGGTGGATTCCTCAAAGTCATGGAATAACTCTTTGTTGGTGCAGAAATGCCTTGAAACTCCTGTCTCCAACACCCACTCAGTCTTATTAGACACCAGGTTCGTCTCGACCACTACTGTCACAATCACTTCATCACCCTCAGCAAGATGAATTTGGACATTATTTTGTACTCCCTATTTTGAGTTTTGCAAACTATCCCATATTTCTTTAGTAGATTTAtaagtaacaaataaatcaaataaagtattagTCATATGACTTAATAAATATCCTCTAGCATTTTTGGTatccttttcaaatttctttttagtCACGTCATCAACCATAATAGTGTTAGATTCATCAATAGGAGGTttattaaataaaacataatcaACTTCTAATGTTCAAAGAAAATCAGAAGTATTTGtgataaatgtttaaaattattttcatccaatggataaagttttgacaaatcaaaaaaaaaattgttcaaagAAATAGCCATTTATCATTATTGTATGTAAGGAAATCGCTTTCAAATTGTTGGGAAAATGctacaatattgatattagaACTTAAATTATTAATAGTAAGAGAATAGTCACAAATACTGTGTCGtggcaagccactgccttgaaagcgaTTTCAGTCCAACtccggtgcaaatccttctagccgTTTGCTCCCCAGAGTTCCACAACTACTTCTAAACATATGCACTCGTTGCTGAAAGTTTGGAGATTACCCAAATCAATTGCCCAAAATAATTTAAGAGGaagaggaaagaaagaaaatattttctttctttttgtggtGTATTTATCTtctccaaagacaacctttatatAGGATTAGCAAGTGAAGTTTATTAATGAAACTTAATGATATTAAAGAACCATTAACTCAAagtataataaaatcaaatgttACCGATACTTGATTTTTTCATTTAGAACGGATAAGTAGATTCATTTTGTTTGAAACATATTTGTTTATTCATTGCATTACACCAAAATACTTTAAGAAGCATTAACTTCATGTTTTAAGAATCATTAATCTCCACAGATATTATAAAGTCAAGTCCTAGGTGTGAAATTGCATTTGATTggaggaaaaaaatagaagaataaagaaaaaggacCTCTTGATTACACCTCaaaagtttatataatttaaagtacctaaaattatatttcacaaaaGCTAATAAGCATAATtcgttgaaagaaaaaaaaataagaaaaaaaattggagaagaaggcacatatgagaagaaataaaaatactcGCATCTTGTTTAAGAAgtaacaaataatataaatttggtTAGTCCATGTATTATTCATATCAAATATGGatgaattatatatttattcatttgttCACATCATTCATTTTTAATCCACTCATATCCAATCCTCTTTGCCTATTTGCCTCTCTTGAGGGTTACAAAATTAACCAAAATTCTAAAGCAAATCGAAAATCAGCAAAGGAGGAAGCACCAAAAAAGAGCTTTAGGTTCAACTTATCCTTCCATAGCAGCTTGTTTTTCTTTCTGAATCTTTAGGACTCCTAATCTAGCTGTCTCTCCACTCATACTGTGTAAAAATATGTTTTACCattgtaaatattttctttctatttttggaATCAATTACATCCCTAATTTGTAGCAAGGAATTAGTCACCAATTACGTTCCTAATTGTAGCAAGGAATTAATCTATTACCTTTTTTAGTGTAAGTTTCCCATTGTTATTCTTGTTATATATAACTCTCCTGATGTAATCTCTTATAATGTAGAATGATATATATTCATTGAAATTCTCTCATCTCTATtttcaagttggtattagagccaatcTTGATCTAAATCATTGATCTAAAATACTATTGCGAATAAATGGATGATAAATCTTAATCTTCAAAGAACGATCATGTTCCACTTATAGTGCAATCTGAAAGGGCGTTTAACGCTGGTATTAATTTGACTGAATCAAATTATGATGTTTGTTTACAGTTAATGGAGATGCATATTGATGAACGATAAAAGCTCTCTTATATACGTGGGAAACCAACACCACCCAAAGAATCTGAAGAAGGATACGAGAAGTGGTATGCTGAAAACTAGAAAGTTAAGAAATGGTTGCTAATATCAATGACTCCTGATGTTATGAAATGCTATGTCCGGTTGCCTACTGCTTATGCAATTTGGACAGCATTGGTGAAAGCGTTCTATGATGGGAATGATGAATTGCAAATTTTTGTATTGAATCAAAAAGCCTTTGGAGCTAAGCAGAATGGAAGGTCACTTTCAGAATATTATGGTGAACTCACTGAGATTTTTCAAGAACTCGATCATCGAGACAAAGTTTTCATGAAGGATCTTGATGATGTTGAAATGTACAGAAAGTCCATTGAAAGATTGAGGGTGCACATATTTTTGGCGGGACTTGATAACCTCTTTGAACAAGTCCGTGGAGATATTTTGCGAAAGGAGTCCATTCCCAGTCTTGAAGAATGTTATTCTTTGATCCGATGGGAGGCTAATCGAAAAATCACATTCAAAGGAGAATCTGAAGCAATGGAAACTAAAGCTATGATTGCCAGAAATAAACAAAGAGGTAATCGAAGCACTGATAAATCAGCATACAAATGTACCCATTGCAATGAATCTGGACATACAAAAAAACGTTGCTATGAGTTAGTGGGATATCCAGATTGTTAGGATCATAAAAATCTCAAAAGAGGAATATAAAGAAAGATCAACCTACTGCGGCAGCTGTTGAAGTGAAAGCAACGAATGAAAGTGAACAAATGTATTCAATGATGATAGCCGAGGCAGGTAATGGTGGTAAGTCCTGTTATGCTTCTTCACCTGTTAGTAATAACACATGGATAATTGATTCTGATACCACCAATCATATGACATTTGATTCTAAccaaattcataaaattaaacCCTCCTCAAAAAATTTTGTTACAACTGCTAATGGTGATGAAGTTCTTATTGTTTGTGAAGGATCTTTAAAATTTACagaatttttaaatttagattatgttctTATTGTTCCTTCCCTTGGATATAACCTCTTGTCTGTTTCTCAAATTACCACTGTCTTATCTTGAATTGTTATTTTTTGgcctaatttttgtttgtttaagGACATCCAAACAAAATAGATGATTGGTTGTGGTACTAAGCACGGAAATTTATACtacctaaatttaaaaacaataatttcagATAAATTACGTTAAGCTCTTGTAGTGAATGGAAGTAATTCTGCTAGTAGTCAAAATGAAATTTGGTTACAACACCAAAGATTGGGACAAGCTTCTTTTGGATATTTGAAGAAACTATTTCCTAGTTTGTTTGAGAAAATTGATATTTCCGGTATGCATTTTGATGTATGTGAACTTGTAAAGATTCATAGAACCTTTTTTTTCTAGTATTGAATAAAAGTACATCTCCATTTATGATTATTCACTCCGATGTATGGAGACCATCTAAAATTCATTCATTAGGGGGGTCTTATTGGTTTGTTACTTTTATAGATGATTGCAGTAGAATGACATGGTTGTGGTTATTGAAATCTAAGAGTGAGGTGAATATCTTATTTCAAAGGTTTTGCAAAATAATCAAGACTCAATATAATGCACAAGTTCAGATCCTCCGTAgtgataatggtggtgagtataaAAACTtagagataaaaaattatttggacACACAAGGCATCTTTCATGAAACCACATATATTGAAACGCCCCAACAGAATGGCGTACAAGAGCAAAAAAATTGACATCTTCTTGAACTGGTTCGTGCTCTATTAATCCAAGCTTATATGCCTTTTTCTTATTGAGGAGAAGCTTTGTGTGTTGCGATTTACTTAATTAATAGGACTGCCTCATGAGTTCTTGATTTTCAAATGCCATTACATACTTTGTGCATGACTATTAGCTATCCACCCATATCAAGTCTTCCTCTCCGTGTGTTTGAATGTgttgtctttgtacatattcatAAGCAACAACACCATAAATTAGCTCCTCGAGCTTTGAGATGTGTGTTCCTTGGAAATGCTATACAGCAAAAAGAATACAAATGCTATCATCCACCCACTAAACAGATGTTTGTTACAGTAGATGCAgttttttatgaagaaaaaatatattttgctcAGCCCGAATTTCAGGGGAAGAATTACGGGAGGACATCATGACACTTGATTATGAACTTCAGGAGTACTACAACATTGATCCTATAAATGAACCTGAAAAATCTACTACACAACCTGAAGAATTTGTTGAACAACAGTCTGAAGACATGACTAGAGACTTGACTACTACAGAATTGCCACATGAAGATATGGGTAGAGAATCAATTGGAGAAAATGATGTCCCGGATGTACCACACCAATCGTCTATTTTGGATGCTTCTAACATGCAAGTTGAACCTATTCGAAAACAACTGCCTAAACGTTCTACTAGAGGTATTCCTAAACCAACTTATGAACCGTCTCTTTCTAGCATAGTTAAATACCCCAGGAATAACTATGTTTCAACTCATAATTTGTCAGAATAAAATAAGGCATTTATAAATCAATTGTCTTGTATAGTTATTCCTAACAATGAAGAGGAAGTGTTAGCTGATCTGAGGTGACAAGCAGCAATAAATGAAGAAATGGAGTCACTAAAAAATGGAACGTGGGAATTTGTTGATCGCCCACCAGGAAAGAAACCAGTGGGATGCCATTGGGTATTCACTGTCAAATATCGAGTTGATGGTACAATTGAACAATTTAGAGCACGATTGGTTGCTAAAGGATATACTCAAACCTATGAATTTGATTATAAAGAGACTTTTGCTCCTGTTGACAAAATTAACACAGTAAGAGTATTGTTGTCGCTAGCAGCTAATGTGAATTGTCCTCTGCATCAGTTTGATGTAAAGAATGCTTTTTTACATGGTGAACTAAATGAGAAGATTTATATGGAGCTTCCACCAGGATGTGCGACCATGAAAGAGTGACTGAAAAAGTGTGCAAATTAAAAAGGGCATTATATGGATTAAAGCAGTCCCCAAGAGCCTGGTTTGGAAGATTCATAAAGTCAATGATTGCTTTTGGATACCGTCAAAGCAATTCAGACcatacattattttttaataaagtgaaAGATAGAGTCACAGCTCTCATTGTATATGTGATGATATGTTATAACTGGTAATGATCCTGATGAGGTAAAAGCTCTAAGAGAATACTAAtcaaaagaatttgagatgaaggATTTAGGCTATTTGAAATATTTCCTTGGAATAGAAGTCTCAAGATCAAAGGAAGGAGTTTTTTTATCTCAAAGAAAGTATATTCTTGATTTATTGAAGGAAACAGGAATGTCAGGTTGTCAACCTGTTAATACACCAGTTGAAAAAGGATTGAAACTATGCATAGAAGAAGGCCAAATTCCTGTTGATAAAGGAAGATATCAAAGGCTTGTTGGGAGACTAATGTATTTGGCTCACAGAAGACCTGATCTAGCATATGCCTTGAGTATTGTCAGTCAATTCATGCATAATCCTGGAAAGAAACATATGGAGGAAGTCATGATATTACTAAGATACTTATTGAGATACTTAAAGTTTTCACCTGGAAGAGGTATTTTGTTCAAGAAAAATGCAACGATAGAAGATATTGTTGTATATACTGATGCTGATTGGGCTGGAGCATTAGTagataggagatctacatctggTTATTTTACATTCGTAGGAGGTAATCTTGTTACCTGGAGGAGCAAGAAACAACATGTGGTTTCTCGCTCAAGCTCAAAAGCTGAATATTGAGGAATTGCTCTTGGATTATGTGAAGCTATATGGCTGAAATTGTTACTACAAGACCTGGGTTATCCTTTACAATGTCCAATTCTATTTTACTGTGATAATAAGGCTACTCGTGATATAGCTCACAATCCAGTCCAGCATGATAGAACTAAACATGTTGAAGTTGATAgattctttagcaaggagatgttGGATAATAAAACTTTGGAGTTACCTCAGATATGATCAGAAGACCAGCTGGCAGATGTTTTAACTAGGGCAGTAACTAGTTGTGATTTTCTGAGATAGATTGACAAGTTGGGCATACATGATATCT
The Capsicum annuum cultivar UCD-10X-F1 chromosome 6, UCD10Xv1.1, whole genome shotgun sequence DNA segment above includes these coding regions:
- the LOC124899480 gene encoding uncharacterized mitochondrial protein AtMg00810-like; this encodes MSGCQPVNTPVEKGLKLCIEEGQIPVDKGRYQRLVGRLMYLAHRRPDLAYALSIVSQFMHNPGKKHMEEVMILLRYLLRYLKFSPGRGILFKKNATIEDIVVYTDADWAGALVDRRSTSGYFTFVGGNLVTWRSKKQHVVSRSSSKAEY